The proteins below are encoded in one region of Acanthochromis polyacanthus isolate Apoly-LR-REF ecotype Palm Island chromosome 4, KAUST_Apoly_ChrSc, whole genome shotgun sequence:
- the tmem38a gene encoding trimeric intracellular cation channel type A — translation MEVLAVLNLGDFAQAFSKMGMFPVFDLAYYIVSILYLKYEPGSVEVSRRSPVASWLCAMLYCFGSYILADIMLGSSPIDYFQHNSHILLASAVWYLIFYCPLNLFYKCVAFLPVKLVLVALKEVVRTRKIAAGVHHAHHAYHHGFFIMVIVGYVKGSGVALISNFEQLLRGVWRPDTNEILNMSFPTKASLYGAILFTMQEAHWLPVSKSVLILVFTLFMVTTKVFMTARHSHGSPFALIESWTCHLLFGSPLGGGEDDHHHAAAAAPSSPLKTKEELSEGVRKRKAKKAE, via the exons ATGGAGGTGCTGGCAGTTCTTAATTTGGGCGATTTTGCCCAAGCTTTCTCCAAAATGGGAATGTTTCCTGTGTTTGATCTCGCCTATTACATCGTGTCCATCCTCTACCTCAAATACGAGCCCG GCTCGGTGGAGGTTTCTCGCAGGAGTCCCGTGGCCTCCTGGCTCTGCGCCATGCTCTACTGCTTCGGCAGTTACATCCTGGCGGACATCATGCTTGGAAGCAGCCCCATCGACTATTTCCAACACAACAGCCACATCCTGCTGGCCTCAGCTGTCTG GTACCTCATCTTTTACTGCCCACTGAACCTCTTCTATAAATGTGTGGCTTTCCTGCCTGTCAAGCTGGTGTTGGTCGCCCTGAAGGAAGTCGTCCGCACTCGTAAGATCGCCGCAGGTGTTCACCACGCCCACCACGCCTACCACCACGGCTTCTTCATCATGGTCATCGTCGGATATGTTAAAG GATCTGGAGTGGCTCTTATTTCCAATTTTGAGCAGCTGCTGCGTGGCGTGTGGAGGCCCGACACCAACGAGATCCTCAACATGTCATT CCCGACCAAAGCCAGTCTGTACGGAGCCATCCTCTTCACCATGCAGGAGGCTCACTGGCTGCCAGTGTCCAAGAGCGTCCTCATCCTCGTCTTCACCCTCTTCATGGTCACAACCAAG GTGTTTATGACCGCCCGACACTCCCACGGCTCCCCCTTCGCCCTCATTGAGTCCTGGACCTGCCACCTGCTCTTCGGCTCTCCTCTGGGTGGCGGTGAGGATGACCACCACCATGCCGCCGCTGCCGCTCCATCTTCACCTCTCAAAACCAAGGAGGAGCTGAGCGAGGGCGTTCGCAAGAGGAAGGCCAAGAAGGCCGAGTAG
- the comp gene encoding cartilage oligomeric matrix protein isoform X1: MLWLVGLTCVLWGGNAVAAQRDGEIISQIKMTNLALAEIKELLKQQIKEMVFLKNTVMECEACGMGGMQPRPSCVPNPCHPGVKCMETPAGIKCGACPDGMEGNGTHCTDVDECTVMPCHMGVRCINTSPGFRCGSCPAGYHGPQVQGAGLTYARANKQVCKDINECDGSNNGGCVENSVCMNTPGSFRCGPCKPGYVGDQRRGCKPERACGNGQPNPCHASAECIVHREGAIECRCGVGWAGNGYLCGADTDIDGFPDDKLECPERNCNKDNCLTVPNSGQEDADSDGIGDACDEDADGDGILNTQDNCVLVPNVDQRNVDEDDFGDACDNCRAVKNNDQKDTDEDKFGDECDEDIDGDGILNHLDNCKRVPNADQKDRDGDNVGDACDSCPYVPNPDQMDADNDLIGDPCDTNKDSDGDGHQDSRDNCPAVINSSQLDTDKDGKGDECDDDDDNDGIPDLLPPGPDNCRLIPNPLQEDSDGDGVGNVCETDFDNDTIVDTIDVCPENAEVTLTDFREYQTVVLDPEGDAQIDPNWVVLNQGREIVQTMNSDPGLAVGYTAFSGVDFEGTFHVNTVTDDDYAGFIFGYQDSSSFYVVMWKQVEQIYWQANPFRAVAEPGIQLKAVKSDTGPGENLRNALWHTGDTSDQVKLLWKDARNVGWKDKTSYRWFLQHRPADGYIRVRFYEGTQMVADTGVIIDATMRGGRLGVFCFSQENIIWANLRYRCNDTLPEDFDTYRAQQVQLVA; this comes from the exons ATGCTGTGGTTGGTGGGGCTGACCTGTGTGCTGTGGGGAGGGAACGCTGTAGCAGCACAGAGAG ATGGAGAAATTATCAGTCAGATCAAAATGACCAACCTCGCCTTGGCTGAGATTAAAGAGCTTCTGAAACAACAG ATTAAAGAGATGGTCTTCCTGAAGAACACAGTGATGGAGTGTGAAGCTTGTG GGATGGGAGGGATGCAGCCTCGTCCCTCCTGTGTGCCAAATCCCTGCCACCCCGGGGTGAAGTGTATGGAAACACCTGCAGGCATCAAGTGTGGAGCCTGTCCTGATGGTATGGAGGGTAATGGGACCCACTGCACCGATGTGGACGAG TGCACTGTGATGCCCTGCCACATGGGTGTTCGCTGCATCAACACCTCCCCAGGTTTCCGCTGCGGATCCTGTCCTGCTGGGTACCACGGACCTCAGGTTCAGGGCGCCGGCCTCACGTACGCCAGAGCCAACAAACAG GTGTGCAAAGACATCAACGAGTGTGACGGTTCCAACAATGGAGGCTGTGTGGAGAACTCTGTGTGTATGAACACCCCT GGCTCCTTCAGATGTGGTCCCTGTAAGCCAGGATATGTTGGGGATCAGCGACGTGGTTGTAAACCTGAGAGAGCCTGTGGGAACGGCCAGCCCAACCCCTGCCACGCGAGTGCAGAGTGCATCGTCCATCGAGAGGGAGCCATTGAGTGTCGG TGTGGAGTTGGATGGGCCGGTAACGGCTACCTCTGTGGTGCCGACACTGACATCGATGGTTTCCCCGATGACAAACTGGAATGTCCGGAGAGGAACTGTAACAAG gATAACTGCCTCACTGTGCCCAACTCTGGTCAGGAAGATGCCGACAGTGATGGAATTGGAGACGCCTGTGATGAAGATGCAGATGGGGATGGGATCCTGAACACACAG GATAACTGTGTGCTGGTGCCCAACGTGGACCAACGCAACGTTGATGAGGACGACTTCGGCGATGCTTGCGACAACTGCCGTGCAGTGAAAAACAACGACCAAAAGGACACAGATGAGGACAAATTTGGTGACGAATGTGATGAAGATATCGATGGGGATG GAATCCTGAATCACCTGGATAACTGCAAAAGGGTTCCGAATGCTGACCAGAAAGATCGAGATGGAGACAATGTGGGAGACGCCTGTGACAGCTGTCCATATGTTCCTAACCCTGACCAG ATGGATGCGGACAATGACTTGATTGGAGACCCCTGTGACACCAACAAGGACAG TGATGGTGATGGTCACCAGGACTCTCGGGATAACTGCCCAGCCGTCATCAACAGCTCTCAGCTGGACACTGACAAAGACGGAAAAGGAGATgagtgtgatgatgatgatgacaacgACGGTATTCCAGACCTGCTGCCACCTGGTCCTGACAACTGCCGTCTGATCCCCAACCCTCTGCAGGAGGACTCTGATG GTGATGGTGTAGGAAATGTTTGCGAGACGGATTTTGACAATGACACCATCGTCGACACCATTGATGTTTGTCCAGAAAACGCTGAGGTCACCCTCACTGACTTCAGAGAGTACCAGACCGTCGTTTTAGACCCAGAGGGAGACGCACAGATCGACCCCAACTGGGTGGTGCTGAATCAG GGAAGGGAAATTGTGCAGACTATGAACAGTGATCCTGGCTTGGCTGTTG GTTACACTGCTTTCAGCGGTGTGGATTTTGAAGGGACGTTTCATGTTAATACGGTAACGGACGACGACTATGCTGGTTTTATCTTCGGCTACCAGGACAGCTCCAGTTTCTACGTGGTGATGTGGAAGCAGGTGGAGCAGATCTACTGGCAGGCAAACCCGTTCAGAGCTGTGGCAGAACCAGGCATCCAACTGAAG GCAGTAAAGTCAGACACAGGTCCAGGTGAGAATCTAAGGAACGCCCTGTGGCACACcggcgacaccagcgaccaggTGAAACTCCTGTGGAAAGACGCTCGCAATGTTGGCTGGAAAGATAAAACTTCTTACCGCTGGTTCCTCCAGCACCGGCCTGCTGACGGCTACATCAG AGTTCGTTTCTATGAGGGTACCCAGATGGTGGCAGACACAGGCGTCATCATAGATGCCACGATGAGAGGAGGTAGACTTGGAGTCTTCTGCTTCTCCCAGGAGAACATCATTTGGGCCAACCTGCGTTATCGCTGTAACG ACACTCTTCCTGAGGACTTTGACACCTACAGAGCCCAGCAGGTCCAGCTGGTTGCCTGA
- the comp gene encoding cartilage oligomeric matrix protein isoform X2 has protein sequence MTNLALAEIKELLKQQIKEMVFLKNTVMECEACGMQPRPSCVPNPCHPGVKCMETPAGIKCGACPDGMEGNGTHCTDVDECTVMPCHMGVRCINTSPGFRCGSCPAGYHGPQVQGAGLTYARANKQVCKDINECDGSNNGGCVENSVCMNTPGSFRCGPCKPGYVGDQRRGCKPERACGNGQPNPCHASAECIVHREGAIECRCGVGWAGNGYLCGADTDIDGFPDDKLECPERNCNKDNCLTVPNSGQEDADSDGIGDACDEDADGDGILNTQDNCVLVPNVDQRNVDEDDFGDACDNCRAVKNNDQKDTDEDKFGDECDEDIDGDGILNHLDNCKRVPNADQKDRDGDNVGDACDSCPYVPNPDQMDADNDLIGDPCDTNKDSDGDGHQDSRDNCPAVINSSQLDTDKDGKGDECDDDDDNDGIPDLLPPGPDNCRLIPNPLQEDSDGDGVGNVCETDFDNDTIVDTIDVCPENAEVTLTDFREYQTVVLDPEGDAQIDPNWVVLNQGREIVQTMNSDPGLAVGYTAFSGVDFEGTFHVNTVTDDDYAGFIFGYQDSSSFYVVMWKQVEQIYWQANPFRAVAEPGIQLKAVKSDTGPGENLRNALWHTGDTSDQVKLLWKDARNVGWKDKTSYRWFLQHRPADGYIRVRFYEGTQMVADTGVIIDATMRGGRLGVFCFSQENIIWANLRYRCNDTLPEDFDTYRAQQVQLVA, from the exons ATGACCAACCTCGCCTTGGCTGAGATTAAAGAGCTTCTGAAACAACAG ATTAAAGAGATGGTCTTCCTGAAGAACACAGTGATGGAGTGTGAAGCTTGTG GGATGCAGCCTCGTCCCTCCTGTGTGCCAAATCCCTGCCACCCCGGGGTGAAGTGTATGGAAACACCTGCAGGCATCAAGTGTGGAGCCTGTCCTGATGGTATGGAGGGTAATGGGACCCACTGCACCGATGTGGACGAG TGCACTGTGATGCCCTGCCACATGGGTGTTCGCTGCATCAACACCTCCCCAGGTTTCCGCTGCGGATCCTGTCCTGCTGGGTACCACGGACCTCAGGTTCAGGGCGCCGGCCTCACGTACGCCAGAGCCAACAAACAG GTGTGCAAAGACATCAACGAGTGTGACGGTTCCAACAATGGAGGCTGTGTGGAGAACTCTGTGTGTATGAACACCCCT GGCTCCTTCAGATGTGGTCCCTGTAAGCCAGGATATGTTGGGGATCAGCGACGTGGTTGTAAACCTGAGAGAGCCTGTGGGAACGGCCAGCCCAACCCCTGCCACGCGAGTGCAGAGTGCATCGTCCATCGAGAGGGAGCCATTGAGTGTCGG TGTGGAGTTGGATGGGCCGGTAACGGCTACCTCTGTGGTGCCGACACTGACATCGATGGTTTCCCCGATGACAAACTGGAATGTCCGGAGAGGAACTGTAACAAG gATAACTGCCTCACTGTGCCCAACTCTGGTCAGGAAGATGCCGACAGTGATGGAATTGGAGACGCCTGTGATGAAGATGCAGATGGGGATGGGATCCTGAACACACAG GATAACTGTGTGCTGGTGCCCAACGTGGACCAACGCAACGTTGATGAGGACGACTTCGGCGATGCTTGCGACAACTGCCGTGCAGTGAAAAACAACGACCAAAAGGACACAGATGAGGACAAATTTGGTGACGAATGTGATGAAGATATCGATGGGGATG GAATCCTGAATCACCTGGATAACTGCAAAAGGGTTCCGAATGCTGACCAGAAAGATCGAGATGGAGACAATGTGGGAGACGCCTGTGACAGCTGTCCATATGTTCCTAACCCTGACCAG ATGGATGCGGACAATGACTTGATTGGAGACCCCTGTGACACCAACAAGGACAG TGATGGTGATGGTCACCAGGACTCTCGGGATAACTGCCCAGCCGTCATCAACAGCTCTCAGCTGGACACTGACAAAGACGGAAAAGGAGATgagtgtgatgatgatgatgacaacgACGGTATTCCAGACCTGCTGCCACCTGGTCCTGACAACTGCCGTCTGATCCCCAACCCTCTGCAGGAGGACTCTGATG GTGATGGTGTAGGAAATGTTTGCGAGACGGATTTTGACAATGACACCATCGTCGACACCATTGATGTTTGTCCAGAAAACGCTGAGGTCACCCTCACTGACTTCAGAGAGTACCAGACCGTCGTTTTAGACCCAGAGGGAGACGCACAGATCGACCCCAACTGGGTGGTGCTGAATCAG GGAAGGGAAATTGTGCAGACTATGAACAGTGATCCTGGCTTGGCTGTTG GTTACACTGCTTTCAGCGGTGTGGATTTTGAAGGGACGTTTCATGTTAATACGGTAACGGACGACGACTATGCTGGTTTTATCTTCGGCTACCAGGACAGCTCCAGTTTCTACGTGGTGATGTGGAAGCAGGTGGAGCAGATCTACTGGCAGGCAAACCCGTTCAGAGCTGTGGCAGAACCAGGCATCCAACTGAAG GCAGTAAAGTCAGACACAGGTCCAGGTGAGAATCTAAGGAACGCCCTGTGGCACACcggcgacaccagcgaccaggTGAAACTCCTGTGGAAAGACGCTCGCAATGTTGGCTGGAAAGATAAAACTTCTTACCGCTGGTTCCTCCAGCACCGGCCTGCTGACGGCTACATCAG AGTTCGTTTCTATGAGGGTACCCAGATGGTGGCAGACACAGGCGTCATCATAGATGCCACGATGAGAGGAGGTAGACTTGGAGTCTTCTGCTTCTCCCAGGAGAACATCATTTGGGCCAACCTGCGTTATCGCTGTAACG ACACTCTTCCTGAGGACTTTGACACCTACAGAGCCCAGCAGGTCCAGCTGGTTGCCTGA